One genomic segment of bacterium includes these proteins:
- a CDS encoding 3-keto-5-aminohexanoate cleavage protein produces MLIKIALNGARPKKQNKFIPQSLDEIGNEVKLLFENGHKVFHIHCYDENGNESLKPDDVNNLVSLVKGISPEIQLGISSGDWIEPDLAKRKSYIKEWKNIPDFISVNIIEDDAIEIAELLISKGVKIEAGLNEKKAAEKLVESDLYKDCFRILIEPEPENLPEAIECINEIEEVLDKNGVEVPRLLHGFNSVSWDILREAKRRGYDSRIGMEDTIYLENGEPVKSNLELINYAQKILAIL; encoded by the coding sequence ATGCTGATTAAAATCGCGTTGAATGGTGCCAGACCTAAAAAGCAAAACAAGTTTATTCCTCAATCGCTTGATGAAATCGGGAATGAGGTTAAACTCTTATTTGAAAACGGACATAAAGTTTTTCATATTCATTGTTATGATGAAAATGGTAATGAAAGTTTAAAACCTGATGACGTAAATAATCTGGTTTCTTTGGTAAAAGGGATTTCACCCGAAATACAATTAGGAATTAGTTCAGGTGATTGGATAGAACCTGATCTGGCAAAAAGAAAAAGTTATATCAAAGAATGGAAAAACATCCCGGATTTTATTTCAGTCAATATCATAGAAGATGACGCAATTGAAATAGCTGAATTGCTGATATCGAAAGGAGTAAAAATTGAAGCGGGACTGAATGAAAAGAAAGCAGCTGAAAAACTTGTTGAAAGCGATTTGTACAAGGATTGCTTCAGAATTTTAATTGAGCCCGAACCGGAAAATTTACCGGAAGCTATTGAATGCATAAATGAAATAGAAGAAGTGTTGGATAAAAACGGAGTAGAAGTTCCGCGATTATTACACGGATTTAATTCCGTTTCGTGGGATATTTTGCGGGAGGCAAAAAGAAGAGGGTACGACAGCAGAATTGGAATGGAAGACACAATCTATCTGGAAAACGGAGAACCGGTAAAAAGTAATTTGGAATTAATTAACTATGCACAGAAAATATTAGCGATTTTATAA